One segment of Nostoc piscinale CENA21 DNA contains the following:
- a CDS encoding adenylate kinase: MKKVAVFGNAGGGKSTLSQKLSQITGLPLHVLDKIKFQPGGAEVSQEDYQHTHQQILATNRWIIDGFGSMETLWPRLDEADTLVYVDLPLYVHFWWVTKRLITGYFQPPEGWPQNSPIFKSSLSSYRALWLCHKYLTPKYREYTKQAQSTKNVYHIRSTQQISQFLELIEHQAKLKDIH, translated from the coding sequence ATGAAAAAAGTAGCAGTATTTGGTAATGCTGGCGGTGGTAAATCAACTCTCAGCCAGAAATTATCCCAGATCACTGGTTTACCACTTCACGTCTTAGACAAGATTAAATTTCAACCAGGCGGTGCTGAAGTTTCTCAAGAAGATTATCAGCACACCCATCAGCAAATTTTAGCTACTAACCGATGGATTATTGATGGCTTTGGCAGTATGGAAACCCTCTGGCCACGCTTGGATGAAGCGGATACTCTGGTTTATGTTGATTTACCGCTATATGTGCATTTTTGGTGGGTCACAAAAAGATTGATCACAGGTTACTTTCAACCGCCAGAAGGCTGGCCACAAAATAGTCCAATCTTCAAGAGTTCCTTGAGTAGCTACCGCGCACTTTGGTTATGTCATAAATATTTAACCCCAAAATATCGTGAGTACACCAAGCAGGCTCAAAGCACTAAAAATGTCTATCACATTCGCTCAACTCAGCAGATTTCGCAGTTTTTGGAACTAATTGAACATCAGGCTAAGTTGAAAGATATACACTAA
- a CDS encoding ABC transporter permease, whose protein sequence is MIDFKKVHRPTFNFLQPLILLAPAGIWLLLLLVLPAIIIFQLSLVPNIRPGDLVNPSGLENYLRIFDPLYLQVIVRSLWLALGTTIICVIFGFPVAYWIAQIAPKQWRNLLLLAFILPLWTSSLLRSYAWITILRPTGLFNSILSNLGLPTLELLNRTPAVFIGMSYSLLPYMVLILYASLEKLDRRLLEAAADLGANPTQTFWKVTVPQVSPGITAGSILVFITGLGDFVDPELLGGASSMTAARLVYNQFLGVTQNWGFGSALSMALILAVSVAIAFLIKYGEPTPSR, encoded by the coding sequence ATTATCGACTTTAAAAAAGTACATCGCCCTACATTTAACTTTTTACAACCATTAATCTTACTAGCCCCGGCAGGTATTTGGTTATTATTATTACTAGTTCTGCCAGCAATCATCATTTTTCAACTTAGTTTAGTTCCCAATATTCGCCCAGGAGATTTAGTCAATCCTAGCGGATTAGAGAATTATTTGCGGATATTTGACCCGTTGTATTTGCAAGTTATTGTGCGATCGCTGTGGTTAGCATTAGGCACAACTATAATTTGTGTAATCTTCGGCTTTCCTGTGGCTTATTGGATAGCACAAATCGCCCCAAAACAATGGCGCAATTTACTATTATTAGCTTTTATCTTACCTTTGTGGACTTCTTCTTTACTGCGTTCTTATGCTTGGATTACAATTTTGCGTCCCACGGGTTTATTCAATAGTATTCTGAGTAATTTAGGTTTACCTACTTTAGAATTACTAAACCGCACTCCGGCTGTATTTATCGGTATGAGTTACAGCTTATTGCCTTACATGGTATTAATTTTGTATGCTTCTTTAGAAAAATTAGACAGGCGGTTACTAGAAGCTGCTGCTGATTTAGGTGCAAACCCAACACAGACTTTTTGGAAAGTCACAGTACCGCAAGTTTCCCCAGGAATTACGGCTGGTTCAATTTTAGTGTTTATTACAGGATTAGGAGACTTTGTTGACCCAGAACTCTTGGGTGGTGCTTCCAGTATGACTGCGGCGCGGTTAGTTTACAATCAATTTCTTGGTGTAACCCAAAATTGGGGTTTTGGTTCAGCATTGAGTATGGCATTAATTTTAGCAGTGAGTGTGGCGATCGCCTTTCTGATTAAATATGGTGAACCAACACCCAGCCGCTAA
- a CDS encoding DUF6737 family protein produces MSEQKPLNPWDYKPWWCQPWSIVLTSVILISGSWFLFKIIWLTIFVSIPVLIWMGFFVFIWPKLMIRSGILESYQKENF; encoded by the coding sequence ATGTCTGAACAAAAGCCTTTAAATCCTTGGGATTATAAACCTTGGTGGTGTCAACCTTGGTCTATAGTTTTGACATCTGTAATCTTGATTAGTGGTAGTTGGTTTTTATTTAAAATTATTTGGTTAACAATTTTTGTGTCAATTCCTGTACTCATTTGGATGGGCTTTTTTGTGTTTATTTGGCCAAAGTTGATGATTCGCAGTGGAATTTTAGAATCGTATCAAAAGGAAAATTTCTAA
- a CDS encoding DUF1565 domain-containing protein, with amino-acid sequence MPQKFYVNPLTGNSTNPGSQQAPFKTITQALKIATPDTIIQLTDGNYSVTSGEVFPLTIPFGVKVIGNEANKGSNILIEGSGNYLSRTFAGQNVTFVMLDGSELRGVTVTNPASRGSGIWSESTTPTIANCTFKNCKREGVFATGDANPVVQGNVFTENAANGIAIAKNSKGQIQDNTCIKTGFGIAISDTASPTLLNNKFTENRSGIVVSGSARPVLRNNISENNTDDGLTVIAAALPDLGSTSSSGGNIFRNNGKFDLQNASSNKLISVGNQIDPSKVSGNIEFASTPIPTPTPVPTPTPTPIPVPTPTPVPVPTPTPTPTPIPTPTPVPTPTPTPKPTPVPVPLPIPIPIPIPTPTPDPEPEIEPDPEPTPTPTPVPVPTPTPTPKPTPTPTPAPIDLTDIANHWAAAFIRELVRQGIVNGFPDRTFRPNATMTRAQYAALIVKAFAPSSKRAATQFKDVAANFWAAKVIQQAYQGQFLSGFPDNTFRPNQNIQRVQVLVSLVNGLGLGTASNVANAIKIFDDQAKIPDYAKDEIAKAIDKRIIVNYPNLKQLNPTRDATRAEVAVMVYQALVDAGRVAAIDSQYIVNG; translated from the coding sequence ATGCCTCAAAAATTTTACGTAAATCCTTTAACTGGCAATAGTACTAACCCTGGTAGCCAGCAAGCGCCATTTAAAACCATTACCCAAGCTCTCAAGATTGCCACACCTGATACCATTATTCAACTCACGGATGGAAATTACAGCGTTACTAGTGGAGAAGTGTTTCCCTTAACGATTCCATTTGGTGTCAAAGTCATTGGTAACGAAGCCAACAAAGGCAGCAATATTTTAATTGAAGGTAGTGGTAACTATCTTAGTCGGACTTTTGCGGGTCAAAACGTCACCTTTGTGATGTTGGATGGGTCGGAACTGCGGGGAGTAACTGTGACCAACCCAGCTTCTCGCGGTAGTGGTATTTGGTCAGAATCAACAACTCCGACCATTGCCAATTGCACCTTCAAAAATTGTAAGCGTGAGGGAGTATTTGCCACTGGTGATGCGAACCCAGTAGTTCAGGGTAATGTATTTACAGAGAATGCAGCCAATGGAATTGCGATCGCTAAAAATTCCAAAGGTCAAATTCAAGATAACACCTGCATTAAAACAGGTTTTGGTATAGCGATTAGTGATACAGCCTCGCCCACACTATTAAATAACAAATTTACCGAAAATCGCTCCGGTATCGTTGTTTCTGGTAGCGCCCGCCCCGTATTACGTAACAATATTAGTGAAAATAATACCGATGATGGTCTAACTGTAATTGCTGCCGCCCTACCAGACTTAGGCAGTACTTCCAGTTCCGGTGGCAATATTTTCCGCAATAATGGTAAATTCGACTTACAAAATGCCAGTTCCAATAAACTAATTTCCGTTGGTAATCAAATTGACCCCAGCAAAGTCAGCGGTAATATCGAGTTTGCTAGTACTCCAATTCCCACACCAACACCAGTACCAACCCCTACCCCTACACCTATTCCCGTACCAACACCCACACCAGTACCAGTACCGACCCCTACGCCTACTCCTACTCCCATACCCACGCCCACACCAGTACCGACCCCCACACCCACACCAAAACCTACACCTGTACCCGTACCCTTACCAATACCAATACCAATACCAATACCGACACCCACCCCAGACCCAGAACCGGAAATAGAACCAGACCCAGAACCAACACCCACACCAACCCCTGTACCTGTACCAACGCCCACACCCACACCAAAACCTACACCTACGCCCACACCCGCACCTATCGACTTAACCGATATTGCTAATCATTGGGCAGCAGCCTTTATTCGAGAATTAGTCAGACAAGGCATAGTTAACGGTTTCCCAGACCGCACCTTTAGACCAAATGCAACCATGACCAGGGCGCAATATGCAGCATTAATTGTCAAAGCGTTTGCACCATCCTCAAAACGGGCAGCAACACAATTTAAAGATGTGGCAGCTAACTTCTGGGCAGCTAAAGTCATTCAGCAAGCCTATCAAGGTCAATTTCTTTCTGGTTTCCCAGATAATACATTCCGCCCTAACCAAAATATCCAGCGTGTGCAAGTTCTGGTTTCTCTCGTGAATGGGCTAGGGCTAGGTACAGCTAGTAATGTTGCCAACGCTATCAAAATTTTCGATGATCAAGCCAAAATTCCTGACTATGCCAAAGATGAGATAGCCAAAGCAATAGATAAAAGAATTATCGTCAATTATCCCAACTTGAAGCAACTCAACCCCACCCGCGATGCCACAAGGGCAGAGGTAGCGGTGATGGTTTATCAAGCTTTGGTCGATGCTGGACGTGTAGCAGCTATCGATTCGCAATATATTGTGAATGGTTAA
- the mrdA gene encoding penicillin-binding protein 2 yields the protein MALFSSPLSNSRKDTRTVGRGIQSIFLIGFTLLTLAGIEARLAYLQIVEGSQLRKRAESNRVRTILKQPERGNIFDRNGKLLATTRYPHSVYLWPLAHTKPSWSVVAPRLSKILGISQEEMEKKLDAAGANSASLIRIARDVSEAQITALKEYESELKDVEINTDAVRYYPHGQELAHVLGYTRELTPEQLKDKQKEGYRLGDVIGQMGIEKAYETTLRGEWGGQQVEVDGAGRPIRILGEKQAKSGKDLHLTIDWELQKAADKALGKYQGAIVAIDPRNGAVLAMVSHPDFDPNIFSKQKLSEKDWESVQGKDHPLVNRALSAFPPASTFKIVTTTAGLESGKFSPGTVLQTYGSLTVGGVTFGEWNHAGFGPLGFPRAIAMSSDTFFYQVGKGVGGPTLIAWAQKYGFGQKTGIEFPSEETRGLVPDENWKQKAWKIPWTVGDTINMSIGQGALQVTPLQSAIMFSVPANGGYRVKPHLLKDNEEAKSWRESLNMKQSTINVLRDGLRKVITEGTGKRLNLPTIAPASGKSGTAEAGVGRPNHTWFGAYAPSDRPEITVVAFGENSGDHGGTVCGPMVLQVLEAYFQHKYPGKYQKPESANSQNASGDNSD from the coding sequence ATGGCGTTATTTTCATCACCCTTATCGAACAGCAGAAAAGATACACGGACTGTTGGACGCGGTATTCAATCAATATTTTTAATTGGATTCACTTTATTGACTCTGGCTGGAATTGAAGCACGATTAGCATATTTACAAATCGTCGAAGGATCTCAACTGCGAAAACGTGCCGAATCTAACCGCGTTCGCACCATTCTCAAACAACCAGAACGCGGTAATATTTTTGACCGGAATGGCAAGTTATTAGCCACTACCAGATATCCCCATTCTGTATATTTGTGGCCGCTGGCCCACACTAAACCATCTTGGTCGGTAGTCGCGCCACGATTATCAAAAATTCTGGGTATTTCCCAAGAAGAAATGGAAAAGAAACTAGATGCAGCTGGCGCTAACTCGGCTTCCTTGATTCGGATTGCGCGTGATGTCAGCGAAGCCCAAATTACAGCGTTAAAAGAGTATGAAAGCGAACTAAAAGATGTGGAAATTAACACAGATGCAGTACGCTACTATCCACATGGTCAAGAATTAGCCCATGTACTGGGTTATACACGAGAATTGACCCCTGAACAGTTAAAAGATAAGCAGAAAGAAGGCTACCGTCTGGGTGATGTGATTGGTCAGATGGGCATAGAAAAGGCTTATGAGACTACCTTACGCGGCGAATGGGGTGGTCAACAAGTGGAAGTAGATGGTGCAGGTCGCCCAATCCGCATTTTGGGTGAAAAACAAGCTAAATCTGGCAAAGATTTACACTTAACTATAGATTGGGAACTGCAAAAAGCCGCAGACAAAGCTTTAGGTAAGTATCAAGGTGCAATTGTCGCCATTGATCCCAGAAATGGTGCAGTTTTAGCAATGGTGTCTCATCCTGATTTCGACCCGAATATTTTTTCTAAGCAAAAACTCTCCGAGAAAGATTGGGAAAGTGTTCAAGGAAAAGACCATCCTCTAGTCAATCGCGCTTTAAGTGCTTTTCCGCCTGCGAGTACGTTCAAAATTGTCACCACAACGGCGGGTTTGGAATCAGGTAAGTTTTCCCCTGGAACAGTGCTGCAAACCTATGGTTCCTTAACTGTTGGTGGTGTAACTTTTGGTGAATGGAACCATGCAGGATTTGGGCCTTTGGGATTTCCCAGGGCGATCGCTATGAGTAGTGATACATTCTTTTATCAAGTTGGTAAAGGTGTTGGTGGCCCGACTTTAATTGCATGGGCGCAGAAGTACGGTTTCGGTCAAAAAACTGGCATTGAGTTCCCCAGTGAAGAAACGAGAGGTTTGGTTCCAGATGAAAACTGGAAACAAAAAGCTTGGAAGATACCTTGGACTGTGGGTGACACAATTAATATGTCCATTGGTCAAGGTGCTTTGCAGGTGACACCACTGCAATCAGCGATTATGTTTTCTGTTCCCGCCAATGGAGGATATCGTGTCAAGCCCCATTTATTGAAAGATAACGAAGAAGCAAAAAGTTGGCGCGAGTCTTTAAATATGAAGCAGTCAACTATTAACGTTCTCCGCGATGGACTGCGGAAGGTAATTACAGAAGGGACAGGAAAACGCTTAAATCTGCCAACAATTGCCCCTGCTTCTGGTAAGAGTGGTACAGCCGAGGCTGGTGTTGGTCGGCCTAATCATACTTGGTTTGGTGCTTATGCCCCAAGCGATCGCCCTGAAATTACCGTTGTCGCCTTTGGGGAAAATTCCGGGGATCATGGTGGTACAGTCTGCGGCCCAATGGTTTTACAGGTATTGGAAGCATATTTCCAACATAAATATCCAGGTAAATACCAAAAACCAGAATCAGCTAATTCTCAAAACGCTAGTGGTGATAACAGCGACTAA
- a CDS encoding hybrid sensor histidine kinase/response regulator → MITDAEIREQGYVYFLAEAPELLQTIEQELLSLTEEEDKRKNKVHTLMRATHTLKGGAATVGLEAIQTIAHSLEDVFKALYNPDIVIDNDLHTLLLKAYECLRLALTTTLTSSAANVQEVIERATNIFTQLQARLGDDFGTDNYIPTSQELGFDVVKSIFEVGVQQRIDNITEIINNPPEKSEFRDFITSQAEVFLGLAESLDLRGLEELAQKILAALQADPSQAMEIAELMLQDLQTIQTAVFAGDRTCTNLLSPAWQNLIPVIESEQLLPEVPDNSTTDNLLQTAAEFYQFLTTSGNHKHEQIQPTTAKFYLKLVQSILSWFQQQQQIQPAKLNLSLLIPKFDTEQQINYIETWLKEFLAFVQNPDDSYSLCLYRHGMILIVLLAIAQFEYGNDKGDSYILLTRYLQKQIITLAKEYKNYPPVNSQEKNWLEHPQFQNIVVANENANPLETETEHLLESIWGGETSSEPAVIIDDPVLEQPSVEAVTEVVSNIREQLEDKSSPVVKSQKFVRVDVEGLRNLNYLAGELLIYHKKRNLYDEQIQELIDKLLQQINRHQIILHQLRDVPLNLPTVTPQLSQNFAAVKFDSLEMDVYTEFNLALHTAIEETLQLQETTESLDLTVKQANQTTDKQQNLVFTIIDNLVEARMLPLGDILHRFPPMVKKLGSIYYKNVELQLIGTDVLVDKAIAEKLYEPLLHLVRNAFDHGIESPQIRQERGKPEEGLITIRAYHQSSQTIIEVQDDGQGLNLEKIHQKAIEMKLDISGNSESELLNSMFAPGLSTAEQVSNISGRGIGLDIVRSQIEALHGSIAVQTLPQQGTKFTLKIPFSMTTDKLMLVQAGGVVYALLLDSVEKIIIPAPQQIKEFEGKKVLYWHTEQNETLIGLHQLSELMSYNCSVVKSNSLNNPATTLDTKLMNNPILILKTHQGIFALEVDQIIGEQELVIRPLGNAIAPPKYVYGCSTSANGNLILVIDGALLLDSINLPATPELVPLPIIPAAESALPIAEDLSISTPANSPARPLSQQIEANFPAPKVVLIVDDAISLRQTLSLTLQRDGYQVIQAQNGVEALEQLQKYPDIQVIISDLEMPRMNGFELLTNVQQIPNLAKIPVVILSSRSADKHRQLAKELGARAYLTKPYLEQEFLSTISSLIQQTSGSNNLLMELTV, encoded by the coding sequence ATGATTACAGATGCTGAAATTCGTGAACAAGGTTATGTTTATTTCCTAGCAGAAGCCCCAGAGTTATTACAAACAATTGAACAAGAACTTTTAAGTTTAACGGAGGAAGAAGATAAGCGAAAAAATAAAGTTCATACTTTAATGCGAGCGACTCATACCCTCAAGGGTGGTGCTGCTACTGTGGGACTAGAGGCAATTCAAACTATTGCCCATTCCCTAGAAGATGTATTTAAAGCTTTATATAATCCAGATATAGTTATTGATAATGATTTACATACACTTTTGCTGAAAGCTTATGAATGTTTGCGTCTCGCTTTAACCACAACATTAACCAGTAGTGCTGCTAATGTGCAAGAAGTGATTGAACGAGCCACTAATATTTTTACCCAATTGCAAGCTAGACTTGGCGATGATTTCGGCACAGATAATTATATTCCCACTTCACAAGAATTAGGCTTTGATGTTGTCAAGTCAATTTTTGAAGTTGGAGTTCAACAACGCATTGACAATATTACTGAGATTATTAATAATCCTCCAGAAAAATCGGAATTTAGAGATTTTATAACTTCTCAAGCAGAAGTATTTCTAGGCTTGGCTGAATCTTTAGATTTACGAGGATTAGAAGAACTCGCGCAAAAAATCTTGGCGGCGCTACAAGCTGATCCTTCGCAAGCGATGGAAATTGCTGAACTGATGCTGCAAGATTTACAAACAATCCAAACAGCAGTATTCGCAGGCGATCGCACTTGCACTAATCTACTTTCTCCAGCTTGGCAAAACCTTATACCAGTCATCGAGTCAGAACAGTTATTGCCAGAGGTTCCAGATAATTCAACAACTGACAACTTACTACAAACTGCGGCAGAATTCTACCAATTTTTAACTACATCAGGCAACCATAAGCACGAACAAATTCAACCAACAACAGCTAAGTTTTACCTCAAGTTAGTGCAATCTATTTTAAGTTGGTTTCAGCAGCAGCAACAAATACAGCCAGCAAAATTAAATTTATCTTTATTAATTCCTAAATTTGATACAGAGCAGCAAATAAATTATATTGAAACTTGGTTAAAAGAATTTTTAGCTTTCGTGCAGAATCCCGATGATAGTTATAGTCTTTGCCTTTATCGTCATGGCATGATTTTAATTGTACTGCTGGCAATTGCTCAATTTGAGTATGGTAACGATAAAGGTGATAGTTATATTTTGTTAACTCGGTACTTACAAAAACAAATTATCACATTAGCTAAAGAATATAAAAATTATCCCCCTGTAAACAGTCAAGAAAAAAACTGGTTAGAGCATCCCCAATTCCAAAATATTGTAGTTGCAAATGAAAACGCCAACCCCTTAGAGACTGAGACTGAGCATCTTTTAGAATCAATTTGGGGAGGAGAAACTTCAAGTGAGCCAGCAGTAATTATCGATGATCCTGTTCTAGAGCAGCCGAGTGTAGAGGCTGTTACCGAAGTAGTCAGTAATATTCGTGAGCAGTTAGAAGATAAAAGCTCGCCAGTTGTCAAAAGTCAGAAATTTGTCCGTGTTGATGTTGAAGGATTGAGGAACCTTAATTATCTAGCGGGAGAACTGCTCATTTATCACAAAAAGCGCAATCTTTATGATGAACAGATTCAAGAATTGATTGATAAGTTATTACAGCAGATTAATAGACATCAAATAATATTACATCAGTTAAGAGATGTACCACTAAATTTACCTACTGTTACACCTCAGTTATCGCAGAATTTTGCCGCAGTTAAATTTGACTCGCTGGAAATGGATGTGTACACAGAATTTAATTTAGCACTCCACACAGCTATCGAAGAAACTCTGCAATTACAAGAAACCACAGAATCGCTAGATTTAACTGTCAAACAAGCAAATCAAACAACTGATAAACAACAAAATTTAGTTTTTACGATTATTGATAACTTGGTAGAAGCAAGAATGTTACCTTTGGGTGATATTTTGCATCGTTTCCCCCCGATGGTGAAAAAATTAGGCAGTATTTATTATAAAAATGTAGAGTTACAACTTATAGGCACAGATGTATTGGTAGATAAAGCGATCGCCGAGAAATTGTATGAGCCACTATTACATTTAGTACGTAATGCTTTTGATCACGGAATTGAATCTCCACAAATACGTCAAGAACGTGGTAAACCAGAAGAAGGTTTAATTACAATTCGGGCATATCATCAAAGTAGCCAAACTATTATTGAAGTTCAAGATGATGGACAAGGATTGAATTTAGAAAAAATTCATCAAAAAGCAATTGAGATGAAATTAGATATTTCTGGTAACAGTGAATCAGAATTATTAAATTCGATGTTTGCACCGGGATTATCAACCGCTGAACAGGTGAGTAATATTTCAGGACGTGGTATAGGTTTGGATATCGTACGTTCTCAAATCGAAGCTCTTCATGGTTCAATTGCGGTGCAAACTTTACCCCAACAAGGGACAAAATTCACACTTAAAATACCTTTTTCTATGACTACTGATAAATTGATGCTGGTACAAGCGGGAGGCGTGGTTTATGCGCTATTGTTAGACAGCGTAGAAAAAATTATCATTCCGGCTCCGCAACAAATTAAGGAATTTGAAGGGAAAAAAGTTTTATATTGGCATACAGAGCAGAACGAAACTTTAATTGGTTTACATCAACTTTCAGAGCTAATGTCTTATAACTGCTCTGTTGTGAAGAGTAATAGCCTCAATAATCCAGCAACTACTCTTGACACAAAATTGATGAATAATCCTATATTAATCCTCAAAACTCATCAAGGTATTTTTGCCTTAGAAGTTGACCAAATAATTGGCGAACAAGAATTAGTAATTAGACCATTAGGAAATGCGATCGCACCACCAAAATACGTTTATGGTTGTAGTACTTCTGCCAATGGTAATCTCATTTTAGTGATTGATGGCGCTCTCTTATTAGACTCTATTAATCTACCAGCAACACCAGAACTTGTACCCCTACCAATAATTCCTGCTGCTGAATCGGCTTTACCAATAGCCGAAGACTTATCTATCTCGACTCCTGCAAATTCTCCAGCCAGACCATTATCTCAGCAGATAGAAGCTAATTTTCCAGCACCCAAAGTAGTGTTGATTGTTGATGATGCTATTAGTTTGCGCCAAACTCTCTCGTTAACTCTACAAAGAGATGGCTATCAAGTAATTCAAGCACAAAATGGTGTGGAGGCTCTCGAACAGCTACAAAAATATCCCGACATTCAAGTGATTATTTCTGATTTAGAAATGCCGCGAATGAATGGATTTGAGTTATTAACTAACGTTCAGCAAATTCCCAATCTTGCTAAAATTCCTGTAGTCATTTTATCTTCTCGTAGTGCTGATAAACATCGTCAGCTAGCAAAAGAACTTGGCGCAAGAGCTTACTTAACTAAGCCTTATCTAGAGCAGGAATTTTTGTCTACTATTTCATCTTTAATTCAACAAACAAGTGGGTCGAATAATTTGTTAATGGAGTTAACTGTTTAA
- a CDS encoding polyamine ABC transporter substrate-binding protein, translated as MTNRRKFLQKLIAFSSLSLTGCGWRLANVRAATQSSKNDKLYLYTWTQYADKKLIQTFSTQTGLKVLVDTYDSNEVMLAKILAGGGGAYSVIYPSDYMVQKMVEKNLLIELNHDRLNGLDNLFPQFKNPSYDPNNRYSLPFNWGTTGLIYNSEVLPKAPVDWEYLWQNQEILNKRMTLLNDVREVMGAVLRMLGYSYNSKEEEELQKAYNKLKQLKPAIAAFDTDAWQNQMLAGDLVLAMCYSADAIRVIQENPKFKYVIPRSGSSLWTDTIVVPKSSPNTDGAYAWINFILQPEIAASISQNLNIATPNSVGFEQLPQKIKTNKNLFPETAILEKCERITPLGDFEEVYERYWTQLTSA; from the coding sequence ATGACAAATAGAAGAAAATTCTTACAGAAATTAATAGCATTTTCCAGCTTATCCTTAACTGGTTGTGGTTGGAGATTAGCCAATGTGCGGGCGGCAACACAATCGAGTAAAAATGATAAATTGTACCTTTATACTTGGACACAATATGCAGATAAAAAATTAATCCAAACTTTTAGCACTCAAACTGGGTTGAAAGTGTTGGTGGATACTTATGATTCTAATGAAGTGATGTTAGCCAAAATCTTAGCCGGAGGTGGTGGTGCTTACAGTGTAATTTATCCATCTGACTATATGGTACAGAAGATGGTTGAAAAAAATCTCTTAATCGAATTAAATCACGATCGCCTCAATGGTTTAGATAATTTATTTCCGCAATTTAAAAACCCTAGTTACGACCCCAATAACCGCTACAGTTTACCATTTAATTGGGGAACAACAGGTTTAATTTATAATTCTGAAGTTCTGCCCAAAGCCCCAGTAGATTGGGAGTATCTCTGGCAAAATCAAGAGATACTCAATAAGCGAATGACCTTACTCAATGACGTACGTGAGGTAATGGGTGCAGTATTAAGAATGTTGGGTTATTCTTATAACTCAAAAGAGGAGGAAGAACTACAAAAAGCATATAACAAATTAAAGCAATTAAAACCAGCGATCGCTGCTTTCGATACTGATGCTTGGCAAAATCAAATGCTGGCGGGAGATTTAGTCTTAGCAATGTGTTACTCAGCCGATGCAATTCGCGTCATTCAAGAAAACCCTAAATTTAAATATGTTATTCCGCGCAGTGGTTCTTCTTTATGGACTGATACAATTGTCGTGCCGAAAAGCTCTCCTAATACTGATGGGGCTTATGCTTGGATTAACTTTATTTTGCAACCAGAAATTGCAGCCAGTATTAGCCAAAATTTGAATATTGCTACTCCGAATAGTGTAGGGTTTGAACAATTACCCCAAAAAATCAAAACTAATAAAAATTTATTCCCCGAAACCGCCATTTTAGAAAAATGCGAACGTATTACTCCTCTAGGTGACTTTGAGGAAGTTTATGAACGTTACTGGACTCAATTAACTAGTGCCTAA
- a CDS encoding chemotaxis protein CheW, with product MESQQKFLGFTLGNNDKAVISLQHITEVLQVSLADICGVPQMPSCILGIYNWRGEMLWLVDLEEMLGYPSLLQGVNFLSKMMAVILEIDGKNMGFLVRNLMDIEWVDTEQIKLPGADVFSPKVSAFTQGYFINTLEEMVFNLDAAAIMKSPMWTSQH from the coding sequence TTGGAAAGCCAGCAAAAATTTTTAGGATTTACCCTAGGTAACAACGATAAAGCAGTCATCTCATTGCAACATATTACTGAAGTTTTACAAGTATCTTTGGCAGATATATGTGGTGTGCCTCAAATGCCTAGTTGTATTTTAGGTATATACAACTGGCGGGGTGAAATGCTTTGGTTAGTTGATTTAGAGGAGATGCTTGGTTATCCATCACTTTTACAAGGAGTGAATTTCCTCTCTAAAATGATGGCAGTGATTTTAGAAATTGATGGCAAAAATATGGGGTTTTTAGTTAGAAACTTGATGGATATTGAATGGGTAGATACTGAACAAATAAAGTTACCTGGGGCTGATGTTTTTTCTCCCAAAGTTTCGGCTTTCACCCAAGGTTACTTTATCAATACCTTGGAGGAAATGGTATTCAACCTAGATGCAGCCGCAATTATGAAATCTCCTATGTGGACGAGCCAGCATTAA
- a CDS encoding response regulator transcription factor gives MNTALIVEDGLTDMEILSRYLQQAGYSVISAKSSEEAQAKIDGKTPDVIFLDVILPGKSGFEICRELKSNPATSKIPVVFCSTKNSDVDKMWGNMLGAEAYLSKPIDKEELVKTLKQVVQ, from the coding sequence ATGAATACTGCGTTAATTGTTGAAGATGGTTTGACAGATATGGAAATACTCAGCCGTTACTTGCAACAAGCCGGCTATTCCGTAATTAGTGCCAAAAGTAGTGAAGAAGCCCAAGCCAAGATAGATGGGAAAACGCCAGATGTGATTTTTCTAGATGTAATTTTGCCAGGGAAAAGTGGATTTGAAATTTGTCGAGAACTAAAATCGAATCCGGCGACTAGTAAAATACCTGTGGTTTTTTGTTCAACGAAAAATAGTGATGTGGATAAAATGTGGGGCAATATGTTAGGTGCAGAAGCTTATTTATCTAAGCCAATCGACAAAGAAGAATTGGTAAAAACACTGAAGCAAGTCGTACAATAA